DNA sequence from the Vicingus serpentipes genome:
AACTCAAGATATTTTACATTTTCAGACAATCCTAGATCAGTTTTTAACTTTTTCACATCTCGAGATGTTAACGTTAATTTAGCTTTTTTTTCAAAGCATAATTTTACCAGCTCTAAACCTATTCCTGATGAAGCTCCAATAATCAGTATATGCTTACCTTCTAATAAAAAATTATTCATCTTCATAATTATTTAAAAGTAAGTATTCTATTGGATTATTTTCAATAATTGCATTTGCCCAAGATAATCCTACACCAAACCCTGAAATCAATAATGATACTTCTTTATTCAACCCCTTCATTGTTGTCATAGTTAAAGGTATTGACGCAGAACTTGTATTTCCATAATCTTTTAAAGAATAAGGAGTTATTTCTTTATCAAACTTTAACTTTTTTCTAATGGTTTCATTCATTAACAGGTTAGCTTGATGCATAATAAAATAATCAAAACTCTCTGTTGTTTTTGAGTTTAAATTCAAAAAACTTAAAATAGCTTTAGGCACAGTAGTTACTGAAAAATTAAAAATATCCAATCCATTTAATGCCAAATTAAATCCATTACGAAAAATACCTCCTGAATATTCTTTTTCCAAAAATGATTCTAAACTAGGTAAATTCCTAACTCCTCCATCGTATATTTTTATAGCATCTTCTCCAGAGCCATCTGAATTTAAGTCAAAAATCCAATTATTAGTTCCTTCTGTATTTTCTATAAAAGTTGCAGTACCTGCATCTCCAAAAAGAGGATAGGCACTTTTATCTTTGTAATTACAAGAAACAGTTGAAACATCTCCAGCCAACAAAATTCCCTTCTTTAAACCACCTGCCTTCATCATTGAAGTAATAATTGACAAACCATACACATAACCTGAACAACCCAGCCCTACATCAAAAGCAATACAAGAAACAGGTAATTTTAGTTTGTTTTGACTAACAACTGCAGTTGAAGGCAAATAATAATCTCTAGACTGTGTAATAAAAACAAGTATTTCTATTTCATTCCTTTTCCACTTTAATTTATCAAATAATTTATTAGCTGCCTGAATTGCAAGGTCTGAAGTTGTCACTCCAGTTTTTGCAACTCTTCTTTTTTCAATACCAGTAGTTTTTATTAACATTTTACGCTCCGACATAGTCAATAATTCATAATCTAAATTAGAGAGTTCATGTTCAGGAACAACAGAACTAACACCTCTAATTTGAAATCCTTGAATATTAATTTGAGCCATTCTTCTTCTTTTCTTGAATCACATTAAAAATATCTTGAATAGTAAAAATAGTTTTTAAGTCTGCACCAGAAATCGCAACATCATACTCCGTATCTATCAATGCAATAATAACTAATGCGTGCATAGAACTCCACCATTCAACATCTCGTATACTAGTCTCAGGTGTTAAACTTCCATTCTCAACTTCATCTAACTCATTTTCTAGTTTTTTTATTAAATCTTGTATACCCATAAATTTCAAATTTTTAATACTTTAAAACGGTTCCACTCCAAGAAAATCCAATCCCAAAACCAGCTACGAGAACCTTACTGCCTATTTTTATACGTCCTTCTCTTTCTGCCTTCTTTAAAGCTAAAGGTATTGAAACCGAAACCGTATTGCCATTATCTTCTATATAATAAGCCATTTTTTCATCAGAAACCTTTAGCTTTTTTTGTATAGACTTTAAAATAATATTACTCGCTTGATGAAAAACAAATAAATCAATGTCTTCAAAATTTAATTTGTTTTTTTCTAAAATAGCATTAACTAACAAAGGAACTTCTTTTAATGAAAAAGAAAAAACTTCCAATCCATTCATTTTCATCTGTCCTCTTGGCATTCCTCCCACGTCAGCATTTTCTTCAAGCCAATCAGCATTTGGTGGATTTCGCAAACAACTATGATCAACAAACAAGTGTTTTGCTCCAGATCCATCAACACCATAAACAAAGTTACCTAATTGATTTGAATCAGTTTTTTCTACCCATACTGCTGCTCCAGCATCACTAAACAATGCTCTAAGAGGGAAATCATTGGGATGTGAAACTAATCCAGGGGTATCACCAAATAAAAGTAAAACATTGTCTGACTGACCACTTTCAACAATGGCTTTTGCCATTCCTAAAGCATTCGTAAAACCCGAACAACCAGCTGGCAAATCAAGTGCTCCAATATTATTGTTTAATCCTAACTTGTCTTGCAATATACAAGCGGTCATTGGAGCAATATAATCCAGTCCCTCGGTACAAAATAAAAGAAATTGAACATCTGCTTTTTTGTAATCAGAATTATTAAACAAATCTTCAGCAGCTAAAAATGCTAAATCTGAACCTATTATATTTTTTTCAGTATTAAATCGAGTCTTTACACCTATTTTTTTATAGATTTCATCTTCACTGTAATTTGGAAAAGCAAATGACAAATCTTTGTTTGTTACTTTTAGCGAAGACAAATGATATTCTATATGCTTAATAGTGCAGCCCATCCGAAAAACTCAAATTAAATTTATCAAGCTAAATATACTACTCTTTTTTATTTCAACCGAAAAAAACCAGCCAATCAATCTTTTTTAGCAAAAAATAGTTATTTTTTTAAAAAAAATCAAAAAAGTATAATTGTATCTTTGCTACTAATATGGATTACCTAGAAAAATTAAATACTTCTCAACGACAAGCAGTTCAAGCTACTGAAGGTCCAGTAATGGTTATTGCTGGAGCAGGCTCTGGAAAAACAAGAGTTTTAACCTATCGAATTGCGCATATAATCAATAAAGGAATTGACCCTTTTAATATTTTAGCATTAACTTTTACCAACAAGGCTGCTCAAGAAATGAAAGAGCGTATTGGAAAAATTGTTGGTGGTTCTGAGGCAAGGAACATCTGGATGGGAACTTTTCACTCTGTTTTTGCAAGAATTCTAAGGTCTGAGGCAGATAAAATAGGATACCCTTCAAATTTTACAATCTACGATACTCAAGATGCAAAAAATCTAATAAAAGGCATTTTGAAAGAACAGGGTCTTGACGATAAAGTTTATAAACCTGGATTAGTTTTAAGTAGAATTTCTGCTGCAAAAAACAATTTAATTACTCCACAAGCCTATCTTAATAATACAAGTTTACAATCGGAAGATACTCAATCGGCAAAACCAAAATTAGGAGAAGTTTATAAAATTTATAGTGAGCGTTGCTTTAAAGCTGGTGCTATGGATTTTGATGATTTATTATTTAAAACAAATGTTCTTTTGAGAGACTTTCCTGAAGTTTTATATAAATACCAACATCGATTTAAATATATTTTAGTTGACGAGTATCAAGATACCAACTTCTCTCAATATTTAATAGTGAAAAAACTAGGTGCAGTTTTGCAAAACGTTTGTGTTGTTGGAGATGATGCACAAAGTATTTATGCATTTAGAGGGGCAAATATTCAAAATATATTAAATTTTAAAAACGACTACCCTGAAGTAAAAACCTACAAGTTAGAGCAAAATTACCGTTCAACTAAAAATATTGTTGCTGCAGCAAATAGTATTATAGTAAACAACAAAGAGCAGATTGAAAAAAATGTTTTTACAGATAATATTGAAGGTAGTAAAATAAAAATTTACAAAGCAGCTTCTGATAATGAGGAAGGAAAAATTGTCGCCAATTTAATTTTCGACAAACAACTAAGTGAGCAAGCAAAAAATAATGATTTCGCAATTCTATATCGTACCAATGCTCAATCAAGAGCAATGGAAGAAGCTTTAAGAAGAAAAAACATCCCTTACAAAATATATGGCGGATTATCTTTTTATCAACGTAAGGAAATAAAAGATTTACTTTCTTATTTCAGAATGATAGTAAACCCTCAAGATGAAGAGGCATTAAAGCGAATAATTAATTATCCAGCTAGAGGAATCGGAAATACCACTATTGATAAGTTAACCATTGCTGCGAACAATAACAATGTTGATTTATGGACTATCATTACTAATTTAAATCAATTTAATACTGGCTTAAATTCAGGAACTCAATCAAAAATTCAAAGTTTTGTTTCAATGATGAATAGTTTTAGAGTTCAACTTGAAGCTAAAAATGCTTTTGATCTAGGTAATGAGATTGCATCAACTTCTGGCATTCTAAAAGACCTTTACAGTGATCGAACTCCTGAAGGAATAAGTAAATATGAGAACATTCAAGAGCTTTTAAATGGACTGAAAGAGTTTACTGAAACCGAAAATGAGTTTGAGGAAGACGTAACTCCTAGGGGTCTTACAGAATTTTTACAAGATGTTGCTTTATTAACTTCTGCAGACAATGAAAAAGATGAAGACAAAAACAAAGTAACATTGATGACGATTCACTCAGCAAAAGGGCTTGAATTCCCTTATGTACATATTGTTGGAATGGAAGAGAACTTATTTCCATCTCAAATGTCTTTAACTAGCAGAATTGATTTAGAAGAGGAACGAAGACTTTTTTATGTTGCGGTTACTCGAGCTGAAAAAGAGGCTGTATTATCTTTTGCAGCTAGCAGATACAAATGGGGTAATTTAATTTTTTGTGAACCAAGTCGTTTCATAGAAGAAATTGACGACAAGTGTTTAGAATACATGTTCTCAGAAACAACCCAAGCACCAAGATCACAAAACAATTATGAAACTAGTAGTTCTAACGGGTACTATTCTAAACCAAAAAACACACTACCTCCTAAACGAAATGAACCTCCTAAAATAATTCATACTACACCAAAAAACCTTAAAAAAATAACCCCTAACATTTCAACGAATCAAGACAGTGCCGCAAACCTAGACTTGAACGTAGGGACAAGAGTTCAACATCAAAAATTTGGGCAAGGGTTAGTTGAATCTATTGATGCAGGAAAGGCGACAATAAACTTTATCTCAGCGGGTAAAAAACAACTTTTATTAAAATTTGCCAAACTCGAAATTTTAAATTAATTACCTTTGGCTTAAATCCTACTCAAATTTTAAGTTGAGTTGATTAAAAATTATACATGAATCCAATAGAAAAAGATTACAACACCCGAAGACCAGATATGGTTATTCCTGAATATGGTAGAAATATTCAAAAAATGGTTGA
Encoded proteins:
- a CDS encoding 3-oxoacyl-ACP synthase III family protein, which translates into the protein MAQINIQGFQIRGVSSVVPEHELSNLDYELLTMSERKMLIKTTGIEKRRVAKTGVTTSDLAIQAANKLFDKLKWKRNEIEILVFITQSRDYYLPSTAVVSQNKLKLPVSCIAFDVGLGCSGYVYGLSIITSMMKAGGLKKGILLAGDVSTVSCNYKDKSAYPLFGDAGTATFIENTEGTNNWIFDLNSDGSGEDAIKIYDGGVRNLPSLESFLEKEYSGGIFRNGFNLALNGLDIFNFSVTTVPKAILSFLNLNSKTTESFDYFIMHQANLLMNETIRKKLKFDKEITPYSLKDYGNTSSASIPLTMTTMKGLNKEVSLLISGFGVGLSWANAIIENNPIEYLLLNNYEDE
- a CDS encoding acyl carrier protein, with the protein product MGIQDLIKKLENELDEVENGSLTPETSIRDVEWWSSMHALVIIALIDTEYDVAISGADLKTIFTIQDIFNVIQEKKKNGSN
- a CDS encoding 3-oxoacyl-ACP synthase III family protein; translation: MGCTIKHIEYHLSSLKVTNKDLSFAFPNYSEDEIYKKIGVKTRFNTEKNIIGSDLAFLAAEDLFNNSDYKKADVQFLLFCTEGLDYIAPMTACILQDKLGLNNNIGALDLPAGCSGFTNALGMAKAIVESGQSDNVLLLFGDTPGLVSHPNDFPLRALFSDAGAAVWVEKTDSNQLGNFVYGVDGSGAKHLFVDHSCLRNPPNADWLEENADVGGMPRGQMKMNGLEVFSFSLKEVPLLVNAILEKNKLNFEDIDLFVFHQASNIILKSIQKKLKVSDEKMAYYIEDNGNTVSVSIPLALKKAEREGRIKIGSKVLVAGFGIGFSWSGTVLKY
- a CDS encoding ATP-dependent helicase codes for the protein MDYLEKLNTSQRQAVQATEGPVMVIAGAGSGKTRVLTYRIAHIINKGIDPFNILALTFTNKAAQEMKERIGKIVGGSEARNIWMGTFHSVFARILRSEADKIGYPSNFTIYDTQDAKNLIKGILKEQGLDDKVYKPGLVLSRISAAKNNLITPQAYLNNTSLQSEDTQSAKPKLGEVYKIYSERCFKAGAMDFDDLLFKTNVLLRDFPEVLYKYQHRFKYILVDEYQDTNFSQYLIVKKLGAVLQNVCVVGDDAQSIYAFRGANIQNILNFKNDYPEVKTYKLEQNYRSTKNIVAAANSIIVNNKEQIEKNVFTDNIEGSKIKIYKAASDNEEGKIVANLIFDKQLSEQAKNNDFAILYRTNAQSRAMEEALRRKNIPYKIYGGLSFYQRKEIKDLLSYFRMIVNPQDEEALKRIINYPARGIGNTTIDKLTIAANNNNVDLWTIITNLNQFNTGLNSGTQSKIQSFVSMMNSFRVQLEAKNAFDLGNEIASTSGILKDLYSDRTPEGISKYENIQELLNGLKEFTETENEFEEDVTPRGLTEFLQDVALLTSADNEKDEDKNKVTLMTIHSAKGLEFPYVHIVGMEENLFPSQMSLTSRIDLEEERRLFYVAVTRAEKEAVLSFAASRYKWGNLIFCEPSRFIEEIDDKCLEYMFSETTQAPRSQNNYETSSSNGYYSKPKNTLPPKRNEPPKIIHTTPKNLKKITPNISTNQDSAANLDLNVGTRVQHQKFGQGLVESIDAGKATINFISAGKKQLLLKFAKLEILN